One window of Anaerolineales bacterium genomic DNA carries:
- a CDS encoding branched-chain amino acid ABC transporter substrate-binding protein: MNKRLLALLSLLVIASMALAACGAPAATEAAMTEEAMTEAAPATEAAAAFECTDEFRCVDIAPGEPIHIAYWGVLSGADSSLGEDSKRGVEIAIDDKGGTLLGHEILLTTEDGGCTPEGGATAAAKLASDTSLVGLIGSSCSDETVGGIAAITNAGLTTISPSNTRPALSNPDRGPDYDGYLRTAHSDAFQGKAVAEFAYNYLKVTKAATIHDGSAYAQALQQVFADEFVKLGGTIVAQEAVAKDATDMKPVLTTIAAAGPEFIYYPVFVAVGGYVTAQVRDVAGLETVYLAGSDGIFTADLLKGGGPNTVGMYLSSPDFSAFTGDYAGFIEKHTAKYGGSTLSTFHAHAYDAANILFAALEQVAVVDADGTVHVPLKALRDAIYATKDFQGVTGNLSCSASGDCGAPVIAVYEIVNSDPASWNPASADAPNPKKVWPE, from the coding sequence ATGAACAAGCGTTTACTCGCTTTGCTGTCCCTGCTGGTGATCGCCAGCATGGCGCTCGCCGCATGCGGTGCCCCCGCTGCGACCGAAGCTGCGATGACTGAAGAAGCCATGACCGAAGCGGCTCCCGCCACTGAGGCCGCGGCTGCTTTTGAATGCACTGATGAATTCCGTTGCGTGGACATCGCCCCCGGCGAGCCTATTCACATCGCCTATTGGGGTGTTCTTTCCGGTGCTGACAGCTCTCTCGGTGAAGACTCCAAGCGCGGCGTTGAAATCGCCATTGACGACAAAGGCGGCACGCTCCTGGGTCACGAGATCCTGCTTACCACTGAAGATGGCGGCTGCACCCCTGAAGGTGGCGCTACCGCGGCAGCCAAACTGGCTTCCGATACCTCGCTCGTCGGCTTGATCGGTTCGAGTTGTTCCGATGAGACCGTCGGCGGTATCGCGGCCATCACCAATGCTGGCTTGACCACCATCTCCCCGTCGAACACCCGCCCGGCTCTCAGCAATCCCGATCGCGGCCCGGACTACGATGGTTATCTGCGCACTGCCCACAGCGATGCCTTCCAGGGCAAGGCTGTTGCCGAGTTCGCGTATAACTACTTAAAGGTCACCAAGGCCGCCACCATCCATGATGGTTCCGCTTATGCTCAGGCACTTCAGCAGGTTTTCGCGGATGAGTTTGTCAAACTCGGTGGAACGATCGTAGCCCAGGAAGCCGTTGCCAAGGATGCCACGGATATGAAGCCCGTGCTTACCACCATTGCCGCTGCCGGCCCTGAGTTCATCTACTACCCGGTCTTTGTGGCAGTTGGCGGTTACGTCACTGCCCAGGTGCGCGATGTTGCCGGCCTCGAGACCGTCTACCTCGCCGGCTCCGATGGTATCTTCACTGCCGACCTGCTCAAGGGTGGCGGCCCGAATACCGTGGGCATGTACCTCTCCAGCCCGGACTTCAGCGCCTTCACCGGTGACTATGCCGGCTTCATCGAGAAGCACACTGCCAAATATGGCGGCTCCACACTCTCCACCTTCCATGCGCATGCCTACGATGCAGCTAACATTCTCTTTGCGGCGCTTGAGCAGGTTGCTGTCGTGGACGCCGATGGAACAGTCCATGTTCCTCTGAAGGCACTGCGTGACGCCATCTACGCCACCAAGGATTTCCAGGGCGTTACCGGTAATCTGTCCTGCTCTGCCTCCGGTGACTGCGGCGCTCCTGTGATCGCAGTTTATGAGATCGTAAACTCCGATCCCGCCTCATGGAACCCCGCCTCTGCGGATGCACCGAATCCCAAGAAAGTCTGGCCTGAGTAG
- a CDS encoding branched-chain amino acid ABC transporter permease, whose translation MKKENFIWSAIKTGLLGGAVALFICLIGMVEVFSKRDVVEGVITLGQFVLLATSIIAGLFASKETSSLVERNKAFSSMVAGAIAGVVTGGVIALFVILGDKVNIRAVFLNASPTLYQLLTFELGVGYSWILPAIGALAGLLGAVYVFLPSNVSHPINRGLLVIVFMALFSGLFRVVLINQGPEMEKAAKYLFGQTGLTKAGALIFFLGVILLTLLWTYQGGNVRQGITRLPKGGRLSLQVIAFALIGFIALALPQVSGPFIAQVIVIVALFILMGLGLNITLGFAGLLDLGFVAFYAIGAYTVGLLTSYGPFGIQHISFWVAIPIAVLVAMAAGFTLGLPVLGVRGDYLAIATLGFGEIVRLLAGSDFLSPYFGGPQGIIGIQKPCLGFLEPFVKIDVPRVCNGIELGKPQDIYYLAVVAALLIAFVAWRLRESRLGRAWMAIREDEDVAEALGINLIQTKLLAYMLGAAMAGLGGAIFAALIGSIFATSMQLLVSINVVALIIVGGMGSIPGVIVGAIALIGLPELLREISEFRYLLYGVALIVMMLAKPEGLWPSQAARRELHHEDAVQIER comes from the coding sequence ATGAAAAAAGAAAATTTCATCTGGAGCGCAATTAAAACCGGTCTGCTTGGCGGCGCGGTGGCACTTTTCATCTGTTTGATTGGAATGGTGGAAGTCTTTAGCAAGCGTGATGTAGTTGAAGGTGTCATTACGCTCGGACAATTCGTTCTGCTTGCCACAAGCATCATCGCAGGTCTATTTGCATCTAAGGAGACCTCGAGCCTTGTGGAACGGAACAAGGCGTTTTCCAGTATGGTAGCGGGAGCGATCGCCGGCGTGGTAACTGGAGGCGTGATCGCCTTGTTTGTTATCCTAGGTGATAAAGTTAATATCCGTGCCGTCTTCCTGAACGCATCTCCCACTCTATACCAACTCCTAACCTTTGAGCTGGGGGTGGGATATTCATGGATTCTGCCAGCCATCGGGGCTCTTGCAGGACTACTTGGTGCAGTTTATGTCTTCCTGCCGTCGAACGTCAGCCATCCTATCAATCGAGGCCTGCTTGTTATTGTTTTCATGGCGCTGTTCTCGGGCCTGTTCCGAGTCGTATTGATCAACCAGGGCCCTGAAATGGAAAAGGCTGCCAAATACCTCTTTGGACAAACCGGACTGACAAAAGCAGGCGCTTTGATTTTCTTCCTTGGGGTGATACTGCTTACCCTCCTCTGGACCTACCAGGGCGGGAATGTACGACAAGGCATCACCCGCCTTCCAAAAGGCGGCCGCCTTTCGTTGCAGGTGATAGCTTTTGCCCTGATCGGTTTCATTGCGCTTGCGCTGCCTCAAGTCTCCGGCCCATTCATTGCACAGGTGATTGTGATCGTGGCGTTATTCATCCTGATGGGTCTCGGATTGAACATCACTCTCGGCTTTGCAGGCCTGCTCGACCTCGGCTTCGTGGCCTTCTACGCTATCGGAGCATACACTGTTGGCTTACTCACATCCTACGGTCCCTTCGGTATTCAACATATCTCCTTCTGGGTTGCCATACCAATTGCGGTTTTGGTTGCCATGGCGGCAGGATTTACACTTGGCTTGCCCGTTCTCGGTGTACGAGGTGACTATCTTGCTATCGCCACTCTTGGATTCGGTGAGATTGTCCGCTTGCTGGCTGGGTCCGATTTTCTTTCGCCCTATTTCGGAGGCCCGCAAGGCATCATCGGCATTCAAAAACCATGCCTTGGATTTCTCGAGCCGTTTGTGAAAATCGATGTGCCACGTGTCTGCAATGGCATCGAATTGGGAAAACCGCAGGATATCTATTATCTTGCCGTTGTGGCGGCGTTGCTGATCGCCTTTGTTGCGTGGCGTCTGCGCGAATCTCGCCTGGGACGAGCCTGGATGGCCATCCGCGAGGATGAAGATGTGGCTGAAGCACTTGGAATAAATTTAATCCAAACCAAATTGCTTGCCTACATGCTCGGCGCTGCAATGGCAGGACTCGGAGGCGCGATCTTTGCCGCCTTGATTGGTTCCATTTTCGCAACCAGTATGCAACTTTTGGTATCCATAAATGTAGTCGCCCTCATCATTGTTGGCGGCATGGGTAGTATCCCGGGGGTCATCGTGGGCGCCATTGCGCTGATTGGTTTGCCAGAACTCCTGCGAGAAATTTCAGAATTCCGCTACCTGCTTTATGGCGTGGCATTGATCGTGATGATGCTTGCCAAACCCGAAGGCCTTTGGCCTTCCCAGGCTGCACGCCGCGAACTGCATCATGAGGATGCAGTACAGATTGAGCGATAG
- the xth gene encoding exodeoxyribonuclease III — protein sequence MNIITWNVNGIRAALGRNALDWAFEKEPDALCLQEVKARPDQLDEKLASRLKLPFQWNPAARAGYSGVATFFKTEPDESKLGMDDPEFDVEGRIIQTCWGNLRLVNAYFPSGQRGHDRVDYKLRFYARLLEVCQSLHSKGELLIVTGDFNTAHMPIDLKNPRANSRTSGFLPEERAWVQKYLDHGFVDVYRRLYPERVQYTWWTYRLDARARGIGWRLDYFLVSEALMSRVKDVIIHDGVIGSDHCPVELVMD from the coding sequence ATGAATATAATTACCTGGAACGTGAACGGAATCCGTGCGGCATTGGGAAGGAACGCATTGGATTGGGCATTCGAAAAAGAGCCGGACGCCCTGTGTTTGCAGGAAGTTAAAGCCCGCCCCGATCAATTGGATGAAAAATTGGCATCCCGCTTGAAGTTGCCTTTTCAGTGGAACCCCGCCGCGCGAGCAGGTTACAGCGGGGTTGCAACTTTTTTCAAAACCGAACCGGATGAATCCAAGCTCGGTATGGACGACCCTGAATTCGATGTGGAAGGGCGTATCATACAGACCTGTTGGGGAAATCTACGCCTCGTCAACGCTTACTTTCCGAGCGGCCAGCGCGGGCATGATCGCGTGGATTACAAACTCCGTTTTTACGCCCGCCTGTTGGAGGTCTGCCAGTCGCTTCATTCCAAGGGGGAATTGCTCATCGTCACTGGCGACTTCAACACCGCTCACATGCCCATTGATTTGAAGAATCCCAGGGCGAATTCCCGGACTTCCGGCTTCCTCCCGGAGGAACGGGCATGGGTTCAGAAGTACCTCGATCATGGCTTTGTGGATGTCTACCGACGCCTCTACCCGGAACGCGTCCAATATACCTGGTGGACCTACCGCCTCGATGCCCGCGCCCGGGGAATCGGCTGGCGGCTGGACTATTTCCTCGTTTCTGAAGCTTTGATGTCAAGGGTCAAGGATGTCATCATTCACGACGGGGTAATTGGGTCGGACCATTGCCCGGTGGAACTGGTGATGGACTGA
- a CDS encoding phosphodiester glycosidase family protein, producing the protein MRNKNLRIIWAVTLVLFLLPGVYALFTLGRPAPVPVKRQLFEGVIYRRIVRYLPYAMIAHVVVIDRKEDDFRFLVTPPNEMEGGAMKARTTSEFLKEFGIQIAINGDGFYPWWSRSPVDYYPHSGDPVTPLGFSASSGNVYADGLKDEELEPTLYVSRRNELTFNLPPNKIFHALSGDRMLILGGEIAAGLDDSILHPRTAIGVNRNGRYVILVVVDGRQPFYSSGATYQDLAELLKDFNAHFAMALDGGGSATLVVQGENGRAEILNSPIDNYIPGRERPIANHFGVFIGE; encoded by the coding sequence ATGAGAAATAAAAACCTCCGCATAATTTGGGCCGTAACCCTTGTGTTGTTTTTACTTCCCGGGGTTTATGCTTTGTTTACACTTGGACGGCCCGCCCCGGTCCCGGTCAAACGGCAACTTTTTGAAGGGGTGATCTATCGGCGTATCGTCCGCTACCTGCCGTATGCGATGATCGCACACGTGGTCGTGATCGACAGGAAAGAGGATGATTTCCGCTTTTTGGTGACACCACCGAATGAAATGGAAGGCGGCGCAATGAAGGCGCGGACCACGTCGGAGTTCTTGAAGGAATTCGGCATTCAAATCGCCATCAATGGAGATGGTTTCTATCCATGGTGGTCGCGTTCACCTGTGGATTATTACCCTCACAGCGGAGACCCTGTCACACCCTTGGGGTTTTCTGCTTCGAGCGGGAATGTTTATGCGGATGGATTGAAGGATGAAGAGCTGGAACCAACATTATATGTGAGCCGCCGAAACGAACTGACCTTTAACCTGCCGCCCAATAAGATTTTCCATGCGCTTTCCGGTGACAGGATGTTGATCCTGGGCGGCGAGATCGCGGCTGGATTAGACGATTCGATCCTGCATCCGCGCACGGCGATAGGGGTGAACCGCAATGGGCGTTATGTGATCCTGGTTGTAGTGGACGGCCGGCAGCCATTCTACAGCAGCGGCGCGACGTATCAGGACCTTGCCGAATTACTGAAGGATTTCAACGCCCATTTTGCCATGGCGCTGGACGGCGGCGGTTCCGCTACGCTCGTCGTGCAGGGTGAAAATGGAAGAGCGGAGATATTGAACTCGCCGATCGATAATTACATTCCGGGTCGGGAACGTCCGATTGCAAATCATTTCGGTGTGTTTATTGGTGAGTGA
- a CDS encoding ATP-dependent zinc metalloprotease FtsH — MIFIGMRDTSTSVEPLTISEVARMIQAGQVARIIIESDDSIRVIKVNGSEETALESRKEADTTLVEQLREYGVTPEQLSGMNIEVSAPSVWGGVLSGALYLLPVLFMGGLLWFIFRQAQGSNNAAMSFGKSRARMFSGEHPTVTFADVAGADEAKQELAEIVEFLKEPQKFIQLGARIPKGVLLVGPPGTGKTLLSKAVSGEAGVPFFSISGSEFVEMFVGVGASRVRDLFDQAKRHSPCIIFVDEIDAVGRQRGAGLGGSHDEREQTLNQMLVEMDGFDTDTNVIIIAATNRPDILDPALLRPGRFDRRVTLDRPDVKGREAILKVHVKGKPLEPDADLASVARGTPGFAGADLENLVNEAAILSARRNKKSIGQPELEEAIERVVMGPERKSRLISDEEKRIIAYHEAGHAIVANAIAEADPVQKVTIVGRGQAGGVTWFRPDEDRILMSRKKMIATLAMALGGRAAEELIFDDITSGASGDIEQVTRMARAMVTRLGMSSEMGTLAYGQKEELIFLGREISEQRDYSEAVAEQIDREVRKLVEDAYKQARATVKKYRKQLDAVARKLLEVESITRDEFEAIFPPPFGKKSGTPQLA, encoded by the coding sequence ATGATCTTCATTGGCATGCGGGATACATCGACGTCCGTGGAGCCGCTCACCATTAGCGAGGTGGCGCGGATGATCCAGGCGGGGCAGGTCGCGCGCATCATCATCGAAAGCGACGATTCCATCCGCGTGATCAAGGTCAACGGCTCGGAGGAAACCGCTCTCGAGTCCCGTAAGGAGGCGGATACCACGCTGGTGGAACAACTCCGCGAGTATGGTGTCACTCCTGAGCAGCTATCCGGGATGAATATCGAAGTCAGCGCGCCTTCCGTTTGGGGCGGGGTGTTGAGCGGCGCGCTGTATCTGCTTCCGGTTCTCTTCATGGGCGGGCTTTTATGGTTCATTTTCCGCCAGGCGCAGGGCAGCAACAACGCGGCGATGTCCTTTGGCAAGTCGCGCGCGCGAATGTTCAGCGGTGAACATCCCACAGTGACCTTTGCGGATGTTGCCGGCGCGGACGAAGCCAAGCAGGAACTGGCAGAGATCGTCGAGTTCCTGAAAGAGCCGCAGAAGTTCATTCAACTCGGCGCGCGGATTCCCAAAGGCGTTTTATTGGTGGGTCCTCCCGGAACCGGTAAAACCCTTCTTTCCAAAGCTGTGTCTGGTGAAGCAGGCGTGCCCTTCTTTTCCATCTCCGGTTCCGAGTTCGTGGAAATGTTCGTGGGCGTGGGTGCTAGCCGCGTGCGCGATCTGTTCGACCAAGCCAAGCGCCATTCGCCATGTATTATTTTCGTAGACGAAATTGATGCGGTGGGTCGCCAGCGCGGAGCTGGTCTCGGCGGTTCACACGATGAACGCGAACAAACCCTCAACCAGATGCTGGTCGAAATGGACGGCTTCGACACAGATACAAACGTCATCATCATCGCCGCCACCAACCGCCCCGACATCCTCGACCCGGCTTTGCTGCGCCCCGGTCGCTTTGACCGCCGCGTTACACTCGACCGCCCCGATGTGAAGGGACGCGAAGCCATCCTCAAAGTTCACGTTAAGGGCAAGCCCTTGGAACCGGATGCCGATCTCGCATCTGTGGCGCGAGGGACGCCCGGTTTTGCTGGCGCTGACCTTGAAAACCTCGTCAATGAAGCGGCGATTTTGTCTGCCCGCCGCAACAAGAAATCCATTGGCCAACCCGAATTGGAAGAAGCCATCGAACGCGTGGTGATGGGACCGGAACGCAAGAGCCGCCTCATCTCGGATGAAGAGAAGCGCATCATCGCCTACCATGAAGCTGGTCATGCCATCGTTGCCAATGCCATCGCTGAAGCGGACCCCGTCCAAAAAGTCACCATCGTCGGTCGCGGACAGGCTGGCGGCGTGACCTGGTTCCGCCCGGATGAAGACCGCATCCTTATGTCCCGCAAGAAAATGATCGCCACCCTCGCCATGGCGTTGGGCGGCCGCGCCGCTGAAGAATTGATCTTCGACGACATTACCTCCGGCGCTTCCGGTGATATCGAGCAGGTAACTCGCATGGCTCGCGCCATGGTTACGAGACTTGGCATGAGTTCTGAAATGGGCACCCTTGCATATGGACAGAAAGAAGAGTTGATTTTCCTTGGGCGTGAAATTTCCGAACAGCGTGATTATTCTGAAGCCGTCGCCGAGCAGATCGACCGCGAAGTCCGCAAACTGGTGGAGGACGCGTACAAGCAAGCCCGCGCCACGGTGAAGAAATATCGCAAGCAGTTGGATGCTGTGGCAAGGAAACTTTTGGAAGTCGAATCCATCACCCGCGACGAGTTCGAAGCGATCTTCCCGCCGCCGTTTGGCAAGAAAAGCGGAACTCCGCAACTTGCGTAA
- a CDS encoding response regulator, producing the protein MDETIAKTILCVEDEPEMIDLIRLILARKGFNVQGAAGGVEGIRLVRELHPDLVLLDLMMPDMDGWEVYQQMKADQALRNIPVIVVTAKAQNIDKVLGLHIAKVDDYIAKPFSPQELLDSVERVFSQK; encoded by the coding sequence ATGGATGAAACAATTGCAAAGACCATCCTGTGCGTCGAAGACGAGCCTGAAATGATCGACCTGATCCGGTTGATCCTCGCCCGCAAAGGCTTTAACGTCCAGGGTGCCGCAGGCGGCGTGGAGGGTATCCGCCTTGTGCGCGAACTGCATCCGGACCTTGTCCTGCTCGATCTGATGATGCCGGATATGGACGGGTGGGAAGTATATCAACAAATGAAAGCCGACCAGGCGCTGCGAAACATCCCAGTCATCGTCGTCACTGCCAAGGCGCAGAACATAGACAAAGTGCTCGGCTTGCACATCGCCAAGGTGGATGACTATATTGCCAAGCCATTCAGCCCCCAGGAATTATTGGACAGCGTGGAGAGGGTATTCAGCCAGAAATAA
- a CDS encoding branched-chain amino acid ABC transporter permease, translated as MWGFRILIVSVILFGTISTILAGKYTSEQWIDFVVQGISQGSLYALIALGYTMVYGILRMINFAHGDIFMTGAFGAYFIATWLNNIGFIDGNPLLGFLIPILFAMLVSTSIAMLVERIAYRPLRGAPRLVPLISAIGASFFLEYAFRGFFGPGVYAYPPIKALDGDWVIFGVGIQKVQIVVAVAAAAMMAILYSIVMFTKTGKAMRAVSENKDTAALMGIDVNRIIVSTFAIGAAMAGAAGVLNSLMFRQVNFFIGFVPGIKAFTAAVLGGIGNIPGAMVGGLVLGIFESVGPSLFLEGLGIPRPYQLKDAIAYTMLVMILLFRPSGILGERLSSKKA; from the coding sequence ATGTGGGGGTTTCGTATTCTGATCGTCTCTGTAATCCTATTTGGCACAATTTCCACAATCTTGGCCGGGAAATATACGAGTGAGCAGTGGATAGATTTCGTTGTCCAAGGCATATCCCAAGGAAGCCTTTACGCACTGATCGCGCTGGGCTACACCATGGTCTATGGCATTCTGCGGATGATCAATTTCGCGCATGGCGATATCTTCATGACCGGCGCATTTGGAGCATATTTTATTGCAACATGGTTGAATAATATCGGATTCATAGATGGTAATCCATTGCTTGGCTTTTTGATCCCAATTCTGTTCGCGATGCTGGTTTCAACCAGCATTGCAATGCTGGTTGAGCGCATCGCATACCGCCCCCTGAGGGGAGCGCCGCGGTTGGTGCCTCTCATCAGCGCGATCGGCGCCTCCTTCTTTTTGGAATATGCCTTCCGGGGCTTTTTTGGTCCCGGCGTATATGCATATCCCCCAATCAAGGCGCTTGATGGGGATTGGGTAATTTTCGGAGTTGGGATCCAAAAAGTTCAGATCGTGGTTGCCGTTGCCGCCGCCGCAATGATGGCAATCTTATACTCCATTGTTATGTTCACCAAAACCGGCAAAGCCATGCGCGCAGTCTCGGAAAACAAGGATACCGCGGCTCTTATGGGGATTGATGTGAATCGCATCATCGTATCCACTTTTGCCATTGGCGCGGCCATGGCTGGCGCAGCTGGGGTTCTAAACTCCCTGATGTTCCGTCAGGTAAATTTTTTCATCGGTTTTGTTCCCGGTATCAAGGCATTTACTGCAGCCGTATTGGGCGGTATTGGAAACATCCCCGGAGCCATGGTGGGCGGATTGGTGCTGGGTATCTTCGAATCTGTTGGTCCCTCACTCTTTCTCGAAGGACTTGGGATCCCCCGTCCGTACCAACTGAAAGACGCCATCGCCTACACCATGCTCGTCATGATCCTGTTATTCCGTCCCTCTGGCATTTTGGGTGAACGCTTGTCCAGCAAGAAAGCATAA
- a CDS encoding cyclic nucleotide-binding domain-containing protein: protein MSNLVNFLKQSDIFYQFTPTQLELVANLCREVVFDANQIVFQENSGSKELYVIVQGEVDILINRGTTGSLVKNDTVVARLRRGQSFGEVALVDEGLRSATARAAQKDTRLLVIPRDKIVMLCETYPQLGYRLMYNLAADLAMKIRNTDLRVREQLLYKPAEK, encoded by the coding sequence ATGAGCAATCTTGTCAACTTTCTGAAACAAAGCGATATTTTCTATCAATTCACGCCGACGCAATTGGAACTGGTCGCCAATCTTTGCCGGGAAGTGGTTTTCGACGCAAATCAGATCGTCTTTCAGGAAAACAGCGGCAGCAAGGAATTGTATGTGATCGTACAGGGAGAGGTGGATATTTTGATCAACCGCGGCACGACAGGATCGCTCGTGAAAAACGACACGGTAGTTGCTCGTTTGAGAAGAGGGCAATCCTTCGGCGAAGTGGCGTTGGTCGATGAAGGCTTGCGGTCCGCAACGGCGCGCGCGGCACAAAAAGACACCCGGCTCCTGGTCATCCCGCGCGACAAGATCGTCATGCTCTGCGAGACGTATCCCCAGCTCGGTTACCGCCTGATGTACAACCTTGCCGCCGACCTCGCAATGAAAATCCGCAACACGGATTTGCGCGTCCGCGAACAGCTCCTCTACAAGCCCGCAGAGAAATAG
- a CDS encoding peptidoglycan DD-metalloendopeptidase family protein, which produces MYKRNFIAFLLLIAILVPSTPARAQEGTGPIYIVQQGDSLYSIAARFGVSLDDLLAVNGIADPNTLAVGQQLIIPGLEGISGILDTKFINFGDSYRSLMRQTQVPDELFRKLNRVVSPSEFYVGANMIVPIQDQTQYSRRVSPATGESMLEFAVKNNTDVWSLTSINHLEGSWSGLPGDTLYVPGEDGGNNASGLPSAFISAEIRDLPIKQGGTGVISVTAQPGVSLGGVLVDHPLHFFPSQGGLQVALQGVHALLDPGVYPLRLDATLPDGSTQFYEQLVLIVSGNYPEDPLLYVDPATIDPASTEAELQQLIAITTPATPNRLWVGEFISPAIAYAESTYFTSRYGNRRTYIGQGTTVSVEGFHTGLDFGGGDGLPITAPAAGVVVFAGPWTVRGNATVIDHGWGVYSGFWHQSEIQVFVGQSVSLGDVIGLVGGTGRVTGAHLHWELWVNGIQVDPLDWLNQTYP; this is translated from the coding sequence ATGTATAAACGTAATTTCATCGCTTTCCTTTTATTGATAGCGATTCTCGTCCCTTCGACACCGGCTCGCGCACAGGAAGGCACCGGACCGATCTACATCGTTCAGCAGGGGGACAGCTTGTATTCCATCGCGGCGCGGTTCGGCGTCAGCCTCGATGACCTGCTCGCTGTCAACGGCATTGCAGACCCAAACACGCTCGCAGTTGGACAGCAGCTGATCATCCCGGGCCTCGAGGGAATTTCCGGCATTCTCGACACGAAATTCATCAACTTTGGGGATTCATATCGAAGCCTGATGCGGCAAACCCAGGTTCCCGACGAACTATTTCGGAAACTCAATCGTGTTGTCAGTCCAAGCGAGTTTTATGTCGGGGCAAACATGATCGTGCCCATCCAGGATCAAACCCAATACAGCAGGAGAGTCTCGCCTGCGACGGGAGAATCCATGCTGGAATTCGCGGTCAAGAACAATACCGATGTATGGTCTCTCACCAGCATTAACCATCTTGAAGGTTCCTGGTCCGGTTTACCGGGCGATACGCTTTATGTTCCCGGTGAAGACGGTGGGAACAACGCCAGCGGATTGCCTTCCGCGTTCATCAGCGCGGAGATCCGCGACCTGCCAATCAAACAAGGCGGCACGGGAGTGATCAGCGTCACCGCACAACCGGGTGTCAGCCTCGGCGGGGTGCTGGTGGATCATCCGCTTCACTTTTTTCCAAGCCAGGGCGGCCTGCAAGTGGCGCTACAAGGCGTTCACGCATTGCTTGATCCGGGTGTGTATCCTTTGCGCCTCGATGCGACCTTGCCGGATGGCAGCACCCAATTCTATGAACAGTTGGTTCTGATCGTTTCGGGAAATTATCCTGAAGACCCGCTTCTTTATGTAGATCCCGCCACCATTGACCCGGCATCCACCGAAGCCGAATTACAGCAATTGATCGCTATCACAACACCTGCCACGCCCAACCGGTTATGGGTCGGCGAATTTATTTCTCCCGCCATCGCCTACGCGGAGTCAACATATTTCACGTCGCGGTATGGAAACCGCCGCACATACATCGGCCAGGGAACGACAGTATCCGTCGAAGGCTTCCACACCGGGTTGGATTTCGGCGGCGGTGATGGGCTGCCCATCACCGCTCCTGCGGCAGGAGTTGTGGTCTTTGCCGGTCCGTGGACCGTGCGCGGGAACGCGACGGTCATCGACCATGGCTGGGGCGTTTACAGCGGATTCTGGCATCAGTCCGAAATCCAAGTCTTCGTGGGGCAGTCTGTCAGTTTGGGGGATGTGATCGGTCTGGTGGGCGGAACAGGTCGTGTGACCGGCGCGCATCTGCATTGGGAATTGTGGGTGAACGGCATCCAGGTGGATCCGCTCGATTGGTTGAATCAGACCTACCCGTAG
- a CDS encoding DUF192 domain-containing protein, with translation MARTVSVINLSRPLIRPARAGYCDSFSCRLRGLMFRPRLEPDEGLLLVEKRDSRLDTSIHMFFVPFDLAVFWINSEMKVVDKVIAKSWKPAYFPKEDAKYTLELHPDRWGDYEIGDKVEIKDV, from the coding sequence ATGGCCCGCACCGTTTCCGTCATCAACCTCAGCAGACCGCTCATACGACCCGCAAGGGCTGGATATTGCGACTCGTTTTCCTGCCGACTCCGCGGCTTGATGTTCCGGCCGCGCCTCGAACCTGATGAAGGCTTGCTGCTCGTCGAGAAGCGCGATTCACGCCTCGACACGTCCATTCACATGTTCTTCGTCCCTTTCGATCTCGCCGTGTTTTGGATCAATTCCGAGATGAAGGTGGTGGACAAAGTCATTGCCAAATCATGGAAGCCAGCCTACTTCCCCAAAGAGGACGCAAAATATACTTTGGAATTACACCCGGATCGCTGGGGAGACTATGAGATCGGCGATAAAGTCGAAATCAAAGATGTATAA